Proteins from a single region of Abyssalbus ytuae:
- a CDS encoding pyridoxal phosphate-dependent aminotransferase, translated as MKLSNNSRREWLKKGVLSVGALALTPHDIWSHRVKIAREHKLPFVFEASTFSEYTPPVIPDLDSLKARLLWNENPYGPSPKAAEAFKNAVEKGNHYSWNTLNALIQKIADKEGVNINQIMMGPGSSDLLEKTALLHFMKGGNIVTGDPCYMSLVHVATATGGKWKPIKLTSRYEHDLKAMEKAIDSETKMVYITNPNNPTATTTPAKKLYEFCERVSEKVPVFIDEAYLELSENGLQDSMAPLVAKGKNVFVSRTFSKIHGMAGLRIGYMLGNEEELKKINAITRGGMGITGPSIMAASASMDDSDFLSMCKMKIKETREYTFNLLKSKNIPYMPSETNFIIFPVDMEGDEFLQKIYDRKIAVRMFKFWDKNWCRVSMGTMDEMKLFAEAINEIIV; from the coding sequence ATGAAACTTTCTAACAACAGCCGCAGAGAATGGTTAAAGAAAGGGGTGTTATCTGTAGGTGCTCTTGCACTTACTCCCCATGATATCTGGAGCCATAGAGTAAAAATTGCCAGGGAACACAAATTGCCTTTTGTATTTGAGGCTTCCACCTTCAGTGAATATACTCCTCCTGTAATCCCCGATCTGGATAGCTTAAAAGCCAGGCTATTGTGGAATGAAAATCCTTACGGTCCGTCGCCAAAAGCTGCTGAAGCTTTTAAAAATGCCGTAGAAAAAGGCAATCATTATTCGTGGAATACTTTAAATGCCTTAATTCAGAAAATTGCTGATAAAGAAGGCGTAAATATTAATCAGATAATGATGGGGCCCGGTTCATCAGACCTGTTAGAAAAAACAGCCTTACTTCACTTTATGAAGGGAGGTAATATTGTTACCGGAGACCCTTGTTATATGTCGCTGGTACACGTTGCAACAGCAACCGGTGGAAAGTGGAAGCCTATAAAGCTCACCAGTAGATATGAACACGATCTTAAGGCCATGGAAAAAGCCATAGATAGTGAAACAAAAATGGTTTACATTACCAACCCCAACAACCCGACTGCCACTACTACCCCGGCAAAAAAACTTTACGAATTCTGTGAACGGGTATCCGAAAAAGTTCCTGTGTTTATTGATGAAGCTTACCTCGAATTGTCTGAAAACGGTTTGCAGGACAGTATGGCGCCTCTGGTAGCTAAAGGAAAAAATGTATTTGTATCGCGTACTTTTTCAAAAATTCACGGAATGGCAGGCTTGCGTATCGGATATATGTTAGGAAATGAAGAAGAACTGAAAAAAATCAATGCAATTACACGCGGAGGAATGGGTATAACCGGGCCTTCAATTATGGCCGCTTCTGCCAGTATGGACGATAGCGATTTTCTTTCTATGTGTAAAATGAAAATAAAAGAAACACGTGAGTATACCTTTAACCTTTTAAAAAGCAAAAACATTCCTTATATGCCTTCTGAAACCAACTTTATTATTTTTCCTGTGGATATGGAGGGCGACGAGTTTTTACAAAAAATTTACGACAGAAAAATTGCAGTACGCATGTTCAAATTCTGGGATAAAAACTGGTGCAGGGTGAGTATGGGTACCATGGATGAAATGAAACTGTTTGCTGAAGCAATTAACGAAATAATTGTTTAA
- a CDS encoding CvpA family protein → MGFIDIILGGLILYGAVRGLMKGLFVEVASLVALIVGVYGAIHFSYFVGDYLSSRVNWEEKYINLAAFAITFVVIIITVSLAGKLLTKIADFASLGILNKILGAVFGGLKFAVILGAVLVFFDKTNNTVEFIKKETIENSALYHPVKSIGAFVFKLVLKEGQEEEV, encoded by the coding sequence ATGGGTTTTATTGATATAATTCTGGGTGGATTAATACTTTATGGTGCAGTGCGGGGCCTTATGAAAGGGCTTTTTGTTGAGGTAGCTTCACTGGTAGCGTTAATTGTAGGTGTATATGGTGCTATTCATTTTTCATATTTTGTAGGCGATTATCTTTCATCCCGGGTAAACTGGGAGGAGAAATATATTAACCTGGCCGCATTTGCCATTACCTTTGTAGTTATAATAATAACGGTTTCGCTGGCTGGAAAACTATTAACCAAAATTGCAGATTTTGCTTCTTTGGGGATATTAAATAAAATTTTAGGAGCAGTTTTTGGAGGATTAAAATTTGCGGTTATTTTGGGGGCGGTTTTAGTTTTTTTTGATAAAACCAATAATACGGTAGAGTTTATAAAAAAAGAAACTATAGAAAATTCCGCACTATACCACCCGGTAAAAAGTATAGGAGCTTTTGTTTTTAAATTGGTTCTAAAAGAAGGGCAGGAGGAAGAAGTGTAA
- a CDS encoding carbonic anhydrase — MNLENVFNNNEKWIKEKLEVDSNYFEELGKGQSPELLYIGCSDSRVTAEELMGLGPGDVFVHRNIANMVISIDLNVMSVINYAVDHLKVKHVVVCGHYACGGVKAAMQSADLGILNPWLRNIRDVYRLHKKELSNIEDEEKRYDRLVELNVQEQCVNLIKTATVQKAFRDRGLKVHGWVFDVHTGKLIDLKIDFEGILKNIMEIYHLD; from the coding sequence ATGAATTTAGAGAATGTATTTAACAACAACGAAAAGTGGATAAAAGAAAAATTAGAAGTCGATTCTAATTATTTTGAAGAGCTTGGTAAAGGGCAAAGTCCTGAGCTGCTTTATATAGGTTGTTCAGACAGCCGTGTAACTGCCGAAGAGCTTATGGGGTTAGGTCCCGGCGATGTATTTGTACACCGTAACATTGCCAATATGGTTATCAGTATAGACCTTAATGTTATGTCGGTAATAAATTATGCGGTAGACCATTTAAAAGTGAAGCATGTAGTTGTTTGCGGGCATTATGCCTGCGGAGGTGTAAAAGCTGCCATGCAATCGGCCGATCTGGGAATATTAAACCCCTGGCTAAGAAACATTCGCGATGTATACCGCCTTCATAAAAAAGAATTAAGCAATATTGAAGATGAAGAAAAAAGATACGACAGGCTGGTAGAATTAAATGTACAGGAACAATGCGTTAATTTAATTAAAACAGCAACTGTTCAAAAAGCCTTTAGAGACCGCGGATTAAAAGTTCACGGATGGGTATTTGATGTACATACCGGAAAATTAATAGATTTAAAAATTGATTTTGAAGGTATATTAAAAAACATTATGGAAATTTACCACCTCGATTAA
- a CDS encoding GbsR/MarR family transcriptional regulator yields MSSDENLIKQKKRLIEEMGVYFESSGAMPPLSARIFAYMVVTGNKGVSFDDILEELQASKSSISTNLQLLQSNGRINYYTKPGERKRYFKIDDNHIITRINEKIDEWEKEKVLHLKVLDYKRTILKKENKPEENEKSISFNTIYLDHIETMITSLYKLKTNFLQIINQQ; encoded by the coding sequence ATGTCTTCAGATGAAAATTTAATCAAACAGAAAAAAAGACTTATTGAAGAAATGGGAGTATATTTTGAAAGCTCTGGTGCTATGCCTCCTCTTTCTGCACGAATTTTTGCTTATATGGTAGTAACCGGAAACAAAGGAGTTTCTTTTGATGATATTTTAGAAGAATTACAAGCCAGTAAAAGTTCTATTTCCACCAACTTACAACTTTTGCAATCAAATGGCAGAATAAACTATTATACCAAGCCCGGAGAAAGGAAACGGTATTTTAAAATTGATGACAATCATATAATAACCCGTATTAACGAAAAAATAGATGAATGGGAAAAGGAAAAAGTACTTCATTTAAAAGTGTTGGACTATAAAAGAACCATTTTAAAGAAAGAAAACAAACCAGAGGAAAATGAGAAGAGTATTTCCTTTAATACAATTTATCTGGACCATATTGAAACTATGATAACAAGTCTTTATAAGTTAAAAACAAATTTTTTACAAATAATTAATCAACAATAA
- a CDS encoding M23 family metallopeptidase gives MKILPLFFLFLTLSTGFSQNEDLIINSERAEDKVFVYAENKSYAPYTVTIDAALTGFTSDKKLPVAEVVAGKSKILLLTIKMKPGLKKYGYSFKTNSFMGDVNARHNDHYIYNLPFKKGASYVVSQGYFGNVSHQGVRALDFTMNEGTGVYAIREGLVVDVKEDSNVGCPSDECLKMANYITVLHDDHSFAEYAHLKKNGALVKAGDKIKRGDLIGYSGKTGWATGAHLHVEVYTRNRGDRKTSVSTYYKAGGKKTILKKGDRPVNQ, from the coding sequence ATGAAAATATTACCGTTATTTTTTCTTTTTTTGACTTTAAGTACAGGGTTTTCACAAAATGAAGACCTTATTATTAATAGCGAAAGGGCAGAGGATAAGGTTTTTGTATATGCAGAAAATAAATCGTATGCTCCCTATACCGTTACTATTGATGCTGCGCTTACCGGGTTTACTTCTGATAAAAAATTGCCCGTGGCTGAAGTTGTTGCAGGAAAATCAAAAATCCTGCTTCTTACAATAAAAATGAAACCGGGACTTAAAAAATACGGGTATTCATTTAAAACCAACTCCTTTATGGGAGATGTTAATGCCAGGCATAACGACCATTATATTTATAACCTCCCTTTTAAAAAAGGAGCTTCCTATGTTGTATCACAGGGGTATTTTGGCAATGTATCTCATCAGGGAGTCAGAGCCCTAGACTTTACCATGAACGAAGGAACGGGGGTGTACGCTATAAGAGAGGGCCTGGTGGTAGATGTAAAAGAAGACTCCAATGTGGGTTGCCCTTCTGATGAATGCCTGAAAATGGCTAATTATATTACCGTTTTACATGATGACCATAGTTTTGCCGAATATGCACATTTAAAGAAAAACGGAGCTTTGGTGAAGGCGGGAGATAAAATAAAAAGGGGAGACCTTATAGGATACAGTGGTAAAACAGGCTGGGCCACAGGGGCACATTTACATGTAGAGGTATATACCCGCAACCGGGGAGACCGAAAAACTTCGGTAAGCACTTACTATAAGGCAGGAGGTAAAAAAACAATACTTAAAAAAGGTGACAGGCCCGTTAATCAATAA
- a CDS encoding permease, which translates to MAISKTLVFLTFILIGVLLKFKFNKKEETDGIKKIILNLALPATIFVSLLEIDVNLEFLLLPVLALGLNILLFFASPVIVKISGIPKNSSASRTAMMLLPSLAPGLSCFPFVLEFLGSDSLAAAAMSDLGNKLFVLVILYLIAMRWFYKNVQTKGVNNTRGEKVRSLLKQLITEPVNMVILVAVVLVALDIKLDNFPVFVKNTIEGLAIIMTPLILLFIGLALKIKKNELGVILSLLVFRAGLVLVIIGLFVLLADITVEENILLAAAFSLSACSFWPFMHISYVDYAENKLKIKEKTFHLKFALAILAFSLPLSVILILLILSSGSYFANPLRLIIFGSALLVVSALLSLVKKISLGKFSANISLQQEIAGDK; encoded by the coding sequence ATGGCCATAAGCAAAACTCTTGTTTTTTTAACCTTTATTCTTATTGGTGTCCTGCTTAAATTTAAGTTCAATAAGAAAGAAGAAACCGATGGTATAAAAAAAATAATCCTTAACCTGGCCCTACCTGCCACAATTTTTGTTTCACTACTGGAAATTGATGTTAATCTTGAATTTCTCTTGTTACCCGTTTTAGCCCTGGGTTTGAATATTCTTTTGTTTTTTGCTTCACCTGTAATTGTGAAAATTTCAGGAATACCAAAAAATTCTTCTGCATCCAGAACAGCAATGATGCTTCTTCCTTCATTAGCTCCCGGTTTATCATGTTTTCCTTTTGTACTGGAATTTTTAGGTTCAGATTCACTAGCAGCGGCAGCCATGTCAGATCTGGGAAATAAATTATTTGTCCTGGTCATTTTATACCTCATCGCTATGCGTTGGTTCTATAAAAATGTACAAACAAAAGGAGTCAACAATACCAGGGGTGAAAAAGTGCGTTCCCTTTTAAAACAATTAATAACCGAACCTGTTAATATGGTTATATTGGTGGCTGTTGTACTGGTAGCACTGGATATAAAACTGGATAATTTCCCTGTGTTTGTAAAAAATACGATAGAAGGACTGGCAATAATAATGACTCCTTTAATACTGTTATTTATAGGGTTGGCACTAAAAATTAAAAAAAATGAATTAGGAGTAATTCTTTCCCTTCTGGTATTCAGGGCTGGTTTGGTATTGGTTATAATTGGGTTATTTGTATTATTAGCTGACATTACCGTTGAAGAAAATATCCTTCTGGCGGCAGCTTTTTCACTTAGCGCCTGTAGCTTTTGGCCGTTTATGCATATCTCATACGTAGATTATGCAGAGAATAAACTGAAGATTAAAGAAAAAACTTTTCATCTTAAATTTGCCCTGGCTATTTTAGCTTTTTCTCTTCCACTTTCTGTTATACTTATTCTTCTTATTTTAAGTAGTGGCAGTTATTTTGCCAATCCTCTCAGACTTATCATTTTTGGCAGTGCTTTGCTAGTCGTTTCTGCATTACTTTCATTGGTAAAAAAAATATCTCTTGGCAAATTTTCAGCCAACATATCCTTGCAACAAGAAATAGCCGGCGATAAATAG
- the pheS gene encoding phenylalanine--tRNA ligase subunit alpha has product MIDKIKEHIEEVEKFKAESKEAIESFRIKYLGKKGILNDFFAEFKNVPVELKKEFGQTINKLKEAATEKVTSLKEELESKVEEKGIYGDLTRPGEIIELGARHPISIVKNQIIDIFSRIGFNVSEGPEIEDDWHNFTALNLPEYHPARDMQDTFFIQTDPDVLLRTHTSSVQVRYMEENKPPIRTISPGRVYRNEAISARSHCFFHQVEGLYIDKDVSFADLKQTLQYFTTEMFGKSKIRLRPSYFPFTEPSAEVDVYWGLNNEIDYRITKGTGWLEIMGCGMVDPNVLENCGIDSKEYSGFAFGMGIDRIALLLYQIPDIRMLSENDIRFLEQFKSTL; this is encoded by the coding sequence ATGATTGACAAGATTAAGGAGCATATTGAAGAGGTTGAAAAATTTAAAGCTGAGAGTAAAGAAGCCATAGAATCTTTTAGAATAAAATACCTGGGTAAAAAAGGAATATTAAATGATTTTTTTGCCGAGTTTAAAAATGTGCCGGTTGAACTTAAAAAGGAATTCGGACAAACTATAAATAAACTTAAAGAAGCTGCTACAGAAAAAGTAACTTCTTTGAAAGAAGAGCTTGAAAGCAAGGTTGAAGAAAAAGGCATTTATGGTGATCTTACCCGTCCGGGGGAGATAATAGAACTGGGTGCCCGTCATCCTATTTCCATAGTAAAGAACCAGATAATCGATATTTTTTCACGAATAGGGTTTAATGTATCCGAAGGCCCTGAGATAGAAGACGACTGGCATAACTTTACAGCTTTAAACCTTCCTGAATACCATCCGGCACGTGATATGCAGGATACGTTTTTTATTCAAACCGATCCGGATGTTTTATTACGTACCCATACCTCATCAGTACAGGTAAGGTATATGGAAGAAAACAAACCTCCCATACGCACTATTTCCCCGGGAAGAGTTTACAGAAATGAAGCTATTTCTGCCCGGTCACATTGCTTTTTCCACCAGGTGGAAGGGTTATATATTGACAAAGATGTATCGTTTGCCGATTTAAAACAAACCCTCCAGTATTTTACTACCGAAATGTTTGGCAAATCTAAAATAAGGCTTCGCCCTTCATACTTCCCTTTTACCGAGCCTAGTGCCGAGGTTGATGTGTATTGGGGCTTAAACAACGAAATTGATTACCGTATTACTAAAGGTACAGGATGGCTGGAAATTATGGGCTGCGGTATGGTAGACCCCAACGTTTTGGAAAACTGCGGGATTGACTCCAAAGAATATTCCGGTTTTGCTTTCGGTATGGGAATAGACCGTATTGCATTATTACTTTACCAAATTCCCGATATAAGAATGTTAAGTGAAAACGATATCCGGTTCCTCGAACAATTTAAAAGCACCCTGTGA